A region from the Medicago truncatula cultivar Jemalong A17 chromosome 6, MtrunA17r5.0-ANR, whole genome shotgun sequence genome encodes:
- the LOC112422793 gene encoding uncharacterized protein produces MLAAEQENAQLREELVNLKGEMERMALMMETMMAEREQATISNSTPVVVVTAAPEGPPQPSPTTTTTIDLTQPLMTDFSSGNMATMGNSGFRPLGPQGPFATPQYSMPSGYPWGMPIATNGVFGPGATEMPFTQGQQTSAHFQMSQPIPQATMTQAGPTVHVGPQHEEQIYHSDSIMGDDKAIDWEERFGALEKKMSNMRGKETVVQSIYDLCLVPDVNIPPKFKMPVFEKYQGDTCPQNHLTMYIRRMIAYKNNVPLLIHCFQDSLTGPAHTWFMGLKGVTTFEQLAEAFMQQYKYNTYLAPSRKELQSLTQKDKESFKEYAQRFIQKAAQIRPPLDERELSELFYETLSPCYSEKMIVCASQKFTDLVETGMRIEEWARKGAAVSGSSSGGSSGVSSNGNKKFGNGYPKRNAQEVGMVAHGGPQPVYPNHPFVANITPQMTAPQNPNYQPPRPQGPSLYYPPLYQQPYNPQQLSQPPYYPQQPYQQRPQQQPRPQVPHNQQYQRQQFDPLPMTYGALLPSLLAQNLVQTIPPPRIPDSLPRWYRPDLHCIYHQGAPGHDVERCFALKKEVQKLINSKELTFTDPDAVAQNNPLPTHGPAVNMIQDDQEEARILSVGDIKTPLVPIHVKMCKATLFNHNHEACDICLMDPRGCIQVQNDMQGLLNRRELVVTREPESKDVCVVTPVFRARRPLVINPNSTKPVGTPLVICVPRPTPTTAQKAVPYKYEGTILEPGSETTSPVAVDNIAENSRILRSGRIFPTVGPKSVSVPVDEPVKERNAGKGKAGEQAKEFDFEDADEVLKLIKKSEYRVVDQLLQTPAKISIMALLSSSGAHRDALRKVLDQAFVDYDVTLGQFESIVGNVTACNSLTFSDEDLPAEGNKHNRALLISVLCRTDSLSNVLIDTGSALNVMPKSTLDQLAYSEAPLRLSKVTVRAFDGTRRSVYGEVDLPISVGPHEFQVTFQVMEIQASFSCLLGRPWIHDAGAVTSTLHQKLKFVSRGKLITVSGESAFLISNLSAFSVIGGSGSDGPSFQGFSAEESVGKIETCMASLKDARRVIQEGKTEGWGQLVELPENKRKEGIGFLNSKPGMFDPTRGSFHSAGFIHDSPETNAILDDAPGGVTPVFVTPGGACCNWIAVDIPSVTPCSKLNISESVEHSDPMLSPNFEVPVYEAVAEEDEEIPNEIKWMLEQERKTIQPHQEEIEIINLGTEEDKKEIKIGASLDVSIKKRVIELIREYVDIFAWSYKDMPGLDPDVVEHRLPLKPECPPIKEEVRKQIDAGFLVTSEYPQWLANIVPVPKKDGKIRMCVDYRDLNKASPKDNFPLPHIDVLVDNTAKCKVFSFMDGFSGYNQIRMAPEDREKTSFITPWGAFCYVVMPFGLINAGATYQRGFIVSQKGIEVDPDKVRAIREMPVPKTEKQVRGFLGRLNYISRFISHMTATCGPIFKLLRKDQGVKWNDDCQKAFDQIKEYLLEPPILVPPVDGRPLIMYLTVLEDSMGCVLGQQDETGKKEHVIYYLSKKFTDCESRYSMDPIKYIFEKPALTGRIARWQMLLSEYDIEYRTQKAVKGSILAEHLAHQPIEDYQPIKFDFPDKEVMYLKAKDCDEPVFGEGPDPESEWGLIFDGAVNVYGSGIGAVLITPKGTHIPFTARLRFDCTNNIVEYEACIMGIEEAIDLRIKKIVIYGDSALVINQIKGEWETRHPGLIPYRDYARRLLTFFNKVELHHVPRDENQMADALATLSSMINVNGHNTVPVINVQFLDRPAYVFVAEAIDDDKPWYHDIQVFLQTQKYPPGASNKDKKTLRKLSSRFFLNEDVLYKRNFDGVLLRCVDKHEAEKLMCEIHEGSFGTHSCGHAMAKKILRAGYYWITMHADCYNHAKRCHKCQIYADKIHIPPSMLNVISSPWPFSMWGIDMIGRIEPKASNGHRFILVAIDYFTKIITDNGTNLNNNMMKELCDDFKIQHHNSSPYRPQMNGAVEAANKNIKKIIQKMVVTYKDWHEMLPYALYGYRTSVRTSTGATPFSLVYGMEAVLPVEVEIPSLRVLMEAELSEAEWCQSSKLDGPLSPLQTARMFTPGANCLISLPSFFPTATAGSRRQSATNYFPFVAASLPLAS; encoded by the exons ATGTTAGCGGCAGAACAGGAAAACGCTCAGCTCAGAGAGGAACTGGTTAACCTCAAGGGGGAGATGGAAAGAATGGCACTTATGATGGAAACTATGATGGCTGAGAGAGAGCAAGCAACAATCTCCAATTCAACTCCTGTTGTGGTCGTCACAGCTGCACCTGAGGGTCCCCCGCAACCATCTCCGACTACTACTACAACTATCGACCTCACCCAGCCTCTGATGACTGATTTTTCTTCTGGTAATATGGCAACTATGGGCAACTCAGGCTTCCGTCCTCTTGGCCCCCAGGGTCCCTTTGCTACTCCTCAGTATTCCATGCCTTCAGGCTACCCTTGGGGCATGCCGATTGCAACTAACGGGGTTTTTGGTCCAGGCGCTACTGAAATGCCTTTCACACAGGGTCAACAGACTTCGGCACATTTCCAGATGAGTCAACCGATTCCTCAAGCTACCATGACTCAAGCAGGTCCTACTGTGCATGTTGGGCCACAACATGAAGAGCAGATTTATCACTCCGACAGTATAATGGGGGATGATAAAGCAATCGATTGGGAAGAAAGGTTCGGTGCTCTAGAGAAGAAGATGAGTAATATGCGGGGAAAGGAAACAGTCGTCCAAAGCATATATGACCTTTGCTTGGTACCAGATGTAAACATACCTCCAAAGTTCAAGATGCCTGTATTTGAGAAGTATCAAGGGGACACATGTCCACAAAATCATCTAACTATGTATATTAGGAGGATGATAGCTTACAAGAATAATGTTCCCTTACTCATTCACTGCTTCCAGGATAGTTTGACTGGTCCGGCACATACCTGGTTCATGGGGTTGAAAGGAGTCACTACTTTTGAACAGTTGGCTGAGGCCTTCATGCAACAGTACAAATATAATACCTATCTGGCGCCAAGTCGCAAAGAGTTGCAGTCCTTAACCCAGAAAGATAAAGAATCGTTCAAAGAATACGCACAACGCTTCATTCAAAAAGCTGCTCAGATTCGTCCTCCCTTGGATGAGAGGGaactttcagaattgttctatGAAACCCTGAGCCCTTGTTATTCAGAAAAGATGATTGTCTGTGCATCACAGAAGTTCACTGACTTGGTGGAAACAGGAATGCGTATCGAGGAGTGGGCTCGTAAGGGAGCAGCTGTTTCGGGAAGTTCTTCAGGTGGTTCTTCAGGGGTTTCGTCCAATGGTAATAAGAAATTTGGGAATGGTTACCCAAAGAGGAATGCTCAAGAGGTTGGCATGGTGGCTCATGGAGGACCTCAGCCCGTGTACCCTAATCACCCCTTTGTTGCCAACATCACCCCACAAATGACCGCACCCCAGAACCCAAACTATCAACCACCAAGACCTCAAGGGCCTTCATTATACTATCCCCCACTATATCAACAACCATATAACCCACAGCAACTCTCTCAACCACCCTACTATCCtcaacaaccataccaacagAGACCACAGCAACAACCCCGTCCTCAGGTTCCTCACAATCAGCAGTATCAAAGGCAACAATTTGACCCCTTGCCAATGACCTATGGAGCATTGCTCCCTTCTTTACTTGCACAGAATCTGGTCCAAACAATACCACCTCCTCGCATTCCGGACTCTCTCCCACGCTGGTACCGTCCGGACCTTCATTGTATTtaccatcaaggggcaccaggccACGATGTGGAGCGTTGTTTTGCTCTTAAGAAAGAGGTTCAGAAACTGATAAATAGTAAAGAGTTAACCTTCACCGATCCTGATGCTGTAGCTCAGAACAATCCTCTGCCTACTCATGGGCCTGCTGTTAATATGATTCAAGACGATCAGGAAGAGGCTCGCATTCTCTCTGTAGGTGATATCAAGACTCCTCTGGTACCGATACATGTGAAAATGTGTAAAGCAACTCTCTTCAACCACAATCATGAAGCTTGTGACATATGTTTGATGGATCCTCGTGGATGTATACAAGTCCAGAATGATATGCAGGGTCTCCTAAATAGAAGGGAACTTGTGGTTACAAGGGAACCCGAGAGCAAGGACGTCTGCGTTGTCACTCCGGTATTCAGAGCCAGGAGGCCGCTGGTGATAAACCCTAACAGTACAAAGCCCGTTGGTACTCCCTTGGTAATCTGTGTGCCTAGGCCCACGCCTACTACTGCTCAGAAAGCTGTACCCTATAAGTATGAAGGCACGATTCTTGAGCCCGGAAGTGAGACAACTTCACCTGTTGCTGTGGATAATATCGCAGAGAATAGCCGGATTTTGAGGAGTGGCCGCATCTTTCCTACGGTGGGTCCGAAGAGTGTTAGTGTTCCGGTCGATGAGCCAGTAAAAGAGCGAAACGCCGGTAAAGGTAAAGCTGGGGAGCAGGCCAAAGAGTTTGACTTTGAGGATGCCGATGAAGTCTTGAAGCTGATCAAGAAGAGTGAATACAGGGTGGTGGACCAGCTGTTACAAACTCCTGCGAAGATTTCCATCATGGCCCTGTTATCAAGTTCTGGTGCTCATCGGGATGCCCTGAGGAAAGTACTAGACCAGGCatttgtggattatgatgtaacTCTGGGTCAATTCGAAAGCATTGTGGGGAATGTGACCGCGTGTAACAGTCTGactttcagtgatgaagatctCCCGGCGGAGGGGAATAAGCATAATCGAGCATTACTCATCTCTGTACTTTGCAGAACGGACTCGTTATCCAACGTCTTGATAGATACCGGCTCTGCACTTaatgtgatgcccaagtcaactctCGACCAATTGGCGTACTCCGAGGCTCCTTTGAGACTTAGCAAGGTGACGGTGAGGGCCTTCGATGGAACTAGGAGATCGGTGTATGGTGAGGTAGATTTGCCAATTTCGGTCGGCCCACATGAATTTCAGGTTACTTTCCAAGTCATGGAAATCCAGGCTTCTTTCAGCTGTTTGCTCGGCAGACCTTGGATTCATGACGCTGGGGCTGTGACATCTACTCTCcatcagaaattgaagtttgtaagTCGTGGAAAGTTGATCACTGTGAGTGGCGAATCGGCCTTTTTAATCAGCAATTTGTCTGCTTTCTCTGTTATCGGTGGTAGTGGTTCAGACGGGCCATCATTCCAAGGATTCTCTGCCGAAGAAAGTGTCGGTAAGATTGAGACTTGTATGGCTTCGTTGAAGGATGCCCGGAGAGTAATTCAGGAAGGCAAAACCGAAGGCTGGGGTCAGCTAGTGGAGTTGCCAGAAAACAAGCGTAAGGAGGGAATTGGTTTCCTTAACAGTAAGCCTGGGATGTTCGACCCTACCAGAGGTTCTTTCCACAGTGCTGGTTTCATTCATGATTCACCAGAGACCAATGCAATTTTAGATGATGCACCTGGAGGAGTGACACCGGTCTTTGTGACGCCTGGAGGAGCTTGCTGCAACTGGATTGCTGTTGACATTCCTTCTGTGACACCCTGCTCTAA ACTGAACATAAGTGAATCCGTTGAACACAGTGACCCCATGctttctcccaactttgaggtcCCGGTTTACGAGGCTGTGGCAGAGGAAGATGAGGAGATCCCGAATGAGATCAAATGGATGTTGGAACAAGAAAGGAAGACAATTCAACCTCATCAGGAGGAGATAGAAATCATCAATCTGGGTACTGaggaagacaagaaagaaatcaagattggggcATCGTTGGATGTATCTATCAAGAAAAGAGTAATTGAGCTTATCAGAGAATATGTTGATATATTCGCATGGTCATACAAAGACATGCCGGGTCTAGACCCTGATGTCGTTGAACACAGACTACCTTTGAAGCCTGAGTGTCCTCCG atcaaagaggaagtgCGAAAGCAAATTGATGCAGGTTTCCTAGTCACATCAGAGTATCCTCAATGGTTGGCCAACAtagtgcctgttccaaagaaagatggtaaaatcagaatgtgtgttgattatCGGGACTTGAACAAGGCTAGTCCGAAGGATAATTTTCCTTTGCCTCACATTGATGTATTGGTTGATAACACTGCTAAGTGCAAGgttttctccttcatggacggtttctccggctaCAATCAGATCAGGATGGCTCCtgaggatagagaaaagacgtctttcatcACGCCCTGGGGTGCTTTCTGCTATGTGGTGATGccatttggtttgataaatgctggtgccactTACCAAAGGG GCTTTATCGTCAGTCAAAAAGGTATTGAAGTTGATCCCGACAAGGTCAGAGCCATCAGAGAAATGCCTGTTCcaaagacagagaagcaagtcagaggttttctTGGTAGACTCAATTATATCTCCAGATTTATCTCTCACATGACCGCCACATGTGGACCAATTTTCAAATTACTCCGCAAGGATCAAGGGGTGAAGTGGAATGATGATTGTCAGAAGGCTTTTGATCAAATCAAAGAATATCTGTTAGAACCTCCAATTCTTGTTCCTCCAGTTGACGGaagacctttgatcatgtatttaacagTACTGGAAGATTCCATGGGCTGTGTTttgggtcaacaagatgaaaccggaaagaaagagcacgTTATCTACTATTTGAGTAAGAAGTTCACTGATTGTGAGTCCCGATACTCT aTGGATCCtatcaagtacatatttgagaagccAGCTTTAACTGGAAGGATTGCTCGCTGGCAGATgttattgtccgagtatgatatcGAGTATCGCACTCAGAAAGCAGTCAAAGGTAGCATCTTGGCAGAACATTTGGCTCATCAACCAATCGAAgactatcaaccaatcaaattcgACTTCCCAGATAAAGAGGTTATGTATCTAAAAGCAAAAGATTGTGACGAACCAGTGTTCGGTGAAGGTCCTGATCCTGAATCCGAAtggggtttgatatttgatggtGCTGTTAATGTCTATGGAAGTGGAATTGGTGCGGTACTCATTACCCCTAAGGgtactcacatcccttttactgcGAGATTACGTTTTGATTGCACAAACAACATCGTAGAGTACGAAGCTTGCATCATGGGTATCGAGGAAGCCATCGATTTGAGGATCaagaaaattgtcatttatGGAGATTCCGCTCTTGTgattaaccagatcaaaggagAATGGGAAACTCGTCATCCTGGATTGATTCCCTACAGAGATTATGCAAGGCGTTTGctgactttcttcaacaaagtagAGTTACATCATGTGCCCCGCgatgagaatcaaatggcaGATGCTTTAGCTACTCTATCCTCAATGATCAATGTGAATGGTCACAATACTGTGCCAGTAATCAATGTCCAATTTCTCGACCGACCTGCTTATGTGTTTGTAGCTGAAGCAATTGATGATGACAAGCCATGGTATCATGATATCCAAGTTTTCCTTCAAACTCAAAAGTACCCACCTGGGGCATCCAACAAGGACAAGAAAACATTGAGAAAATTGTCAAGCCGTTTCTTCCTTAACGAAGACGTTTTGTATAAAAGGAACTTTGATGGGGTCCTACTTAGATGTGTGGATAAGCATGAAGCAGAAAAATTGATGTGCGAGATTCATGAAGGCTCTTTCGGAACTCACTCATGTGGGCACGCCATGGCGAAGAAGATATTGAGAGCTGGGTACTACTGGATAACAATGCACGCTGATTGCTACAATCATGCCAAgagatgccacaaatgtcaaatctatgctgacaaGATTCATATACCACCATCTATGCTCAATGTCATCTCTTCCCCGTGGCccttctctatgtggggcattgacatgattggtCGGATCGAACCAAAGGCTTCCAATGGGCATCGCTTCATATTAGTGGCTATCGATtatttcaccaa AATCATCACAGACAATGGCACAAATCTGAATAACAACATGATGAAAGAGTTGTGCGATGACTTCAAGATTCAACATCACAATTCTTCTCCTTACAGACCACAGATGAATGGGGCAGTtgaagctgcaaacaagaacATCAAGAAGATCATACAGAAGATGGTAGTTACTTATAAGGACTGGCATGAAATGTTACCCTACGCTTTGTATGGATACCGTACCTCAGTGCGAACCTcgacaggggcaacccctttctctttggTATATGGTATGGAGGCTGTACTACCTGTAGAGGTTGAGATTCCTTCTTTAAGAGTCTTGATGGAAGCTGAATTGTCTgaagctgaatggtgccagagcag taAACTTGATGGACCATTAAGTCCACTCCAAACTGCAAGAATGTTCACACCAGGTGCTAATTGTTTGATTTCTTTGCCTTCCTTTTTTCCTACTGCTACTGCTGGAAGTAGGCGACAATCTGCTACTAATTATTTTCCATTTGTTGCTGCATCTCTCCCTTTGGCATCATGA